In Peromyscus eremicus chromosome 2, PerEre_H2_v1, whole genome shotgun sequence, a single genomic region encodes these proteins:
- the Hes5 gene encoding transcription factor HES-5 has product MAPSTVAVEMLSPKEKNRLRKPVVEKMRRDRINSSIEQLKLLLEQEFARHQPNSKLEKADILEMAVSYLKHSKAFAAAAGPKSLHQDYSEGYSWCLQEAVQFLTLHAASDTQMKLLYHFQRPPAPTAPAKEPPTPGAAIHPTRSPAKAAAATSRQPACGLWRPW; this is encoded by the exons ATGGCCCCAAGTACCGTGGCGGTAGAGATGCTCAGTcccaaggagaaaaacaga CTGCGGAAGCCGGTGGTGGAGAAGATGCGTCGGGACCGCATCAACAGCAGCATAGAGCAGCTGAAGCTGCTGCTGGAGCAGGAGTTCGCGCGGCACCAGCCCAACTCCAAGCTGGAGAAGGCCGACATCCTAGAGATGGCTGTCAGCTACCTGAAGCACAGCAAAG CCTTCGCCGCCGCTGCCGGTCCCAAGAGCCTGCACCAGGACTACAGCGAGGGCTACTCGTGGTGCCTGCAAGAGGCTGTGCAGTTCCTGACCCTGCACGCCGCCAGCGACACGCAGATGAAGCTGCTCTATCACTTCCAgcggcccccagctcccaccgCACCTGCCAAGGAGCCGCCGACGCCGGGCGCTGCTATCCACCCCACGCGCTCCCCGGCCAAAGCCGCTGCCGCCACTTCCCGCCAACCAGCCTGCGGCCTCTGGCGGCCCTGGTGA